The following coding sequences lie in one Takifugu rubripes chromosome 8, fTakRub1.2, whole genome shotgun sequence genomic window:
- the cirop gene encoding leishmanolysin-like peptidase 2 isoform X2, with amino-acid sequence MSPSPLWPVVLAAAAALQLPAVLQTCISDEAQAGTRVVRTEARGPTGPWWREASPGHRRAGQKTETTPQPIRIRGWISPESSGLSEAERRVVEAAVGEAVGRVSGFLSVDRGPAPLLLNRDAHKYCKFVWRNSSSANYNRCARANASYRRETCLDVTVSPGPEVVASRDPSDPCHHQIPDDHLAGCSVYPEADSPRRTELRPDGAGVPDADFLLYLHIKSTDKCRAEANVLAYAVHCQTGNRGRPVAGVVVICKDRLAGGTYSHQSTVQTLIHELLHALGFSKHLFNTWRDCSLTSPGGDDCPPRGKVIHADGSGQMRIYSPSTISALQAHLVSTDPELGAPLENLGAAPGRASSHWESRVLRGSIMAPVLGDPVTVRIDPVTLAALQDTGWYTVDLSRAQSLVWGSGEGRLFGSISTCRENSSFFCTGSGLGCHYLHFHKGACQTDPYLEGCRVYEPLKKRSECWKEENSQNSTGPNWSDELFGSDSRCFFSSLTRKTQTVWLNSTVEGRCYRHRCTGPNRYQVQVFGSGWVDCPAGGAIQVDGYHGAVFCPDGRLCQRSAPPPPSENASTFPASITRQPSLLRRNRTPSRRRRRRALRCRCCGRPGRRGLFPEVDLLRGQDPFSPRGSCRRVANLKTTCWQISIVRTD; translated from the exons ATGAGCCCCTCCCCCCTGTGGCCGGTGGTGctggccgcggcggcggcgctgcagcTCCCCGCGGTCCTGCAGACGTGCATCTCCGATGAGGCTCAGGCCGGCACCAGGGTGGTCCGGACGGAGGCCCGGGGACCAACGGGTCCCTGGTGGCGGGAGGCATCGCCTGGTCATCGCCGGGCGGGACAGAAGACGGAGACGACCCCGCAGCCAATCAGGATCCGCGGCTGGATTTCACCGGAGAGCAGCGGCCTATCAGAGGCCGAGAGGCGGGTGGTGGAGGCGGCGGTGGGGGAAGCTGTGGGGAGGGTTTCtggcttcctgtcag TTGACAGAGGTCCGGCTCCGCTGCTGCTCAACAGAGACGCTCACAAATACTGCAAGTTTGTCTGGAGGAACTCGAGTTCTGCAAACTACAACAG gtgcGCTCGAGCCAACGCCAGCTACAGACGTGAGACCTGCCTGGATGTGACGGTGAGTCCTGGGCCGGAAGTGGTGGCGTCGCGTGATCCCTCTGATCCCTGTCATCACCAGATCCCGGACGATCACCTGGCCGGCTGCAGTGTTTACCCGGAGGCTGACTCGCCTCGCAGGACCGAGCTTCGCCCCGACGGCGCTGGGGTCCCGGATGCCGACTTCCTGCTGTACCTCCACATTAAGAGCACGGACAAATGCAGAGCAGAG GCTAACGTCCTGGCCTACGCCGTCCACTGCCAGACCGGTAACCGTGGGCGACCTGTGGCCGGGGTGGTGGTGATCTGCAAAGACAGACTGGCCGGGGGCACCTACAGCCACCAGAGTACCGTACAG ACTTTAATCCATGAACTGCTTCACGCACTGGGCTTCTCTAAACATCTGTTCAACACCTGGAGGGACTGTTCTCTGACttctccag GAGGAGACGACTGCCCCCCTCGAGGTAAAGTGATTCACGCCGACGGATCAGGGCAGATGAGGATTTACAGCCCGTCTACCATCTCGGCCTTGCAGGCACACCTGGTGTCCACGGACCCTGAGCTCGGGGCCCCGCTGGAGAACCTG GGTGCGGCTCCAGGCAGGGCCTCCTCCCACTGGGAGTCCCGTGTCCTGCGGGGCTCCATCATGGCACCGGTGCTGGGGGACCCGGTCACGGTCCGGATCGACCCGGTTACTCTGGCAGCGTTGCAGGACACAGGCTGGTACACTGTCGACCTCAGCAGAGCTCAGAGTCTGGTCTGGGGCAGCG gTGAAGGACGCTTATTTGGTTCCATATCAACTTGTCGGGAGAATTCCTCATTTTTCTGCACGGGCAG CGGACTTGGGTGTCATTACCTTCACTTCCACAAGGGGGCGTGCCAGACGGATCCATATCTGGAGGGCTGTCGCGTGTACGAGCCCCTCAAGAAGAGA AGTGAATGttggaaagaggaaaacagtCAAAACTCCACAGGTCCGAATTGGAGCGACGAATTATTTGGCTCCGACAGTCGCTGCTTCTTCTCCAGCCTGAccagaaaa acTCAAACTGTTTGGCTCAACAGCACTGTGGAAGGTCGGTGCTACAGACACAGGTGCACCGGTCCGAACAGGTACCAAGTCCAGGTGTTTGGCTCCGGATGGGTGGACTGCCCGGCTGGTGGGGCCATCCAG gtggACGGTTACCATGGCGCCGTTTTCTGCCCCGATGGAAGATTGTGCCAGCgctcagccccgccccctccctctgaAAACGCTTCCACGTTTCCCGCCTCCATCACAAGGCAG CCCTCCCTCCTACGACGGAACCGGACCCCAtcccggcgccgccgccgccgcgctctGCGTTGCCGCTGCTGTGGTCGTCCTGGCCGCCGCGGCCTTTTCCCGGAAGTGGATCTCCTGCGGGGTCAGGATCCATTCTCCCCCAGGGGATCCTGCCGACGTGTAGCAAACCTGAAGACAACATGCTGGCAAATTAGCATCGTCCGTACTGACTAG
- the cirop gene encoding leishmanolysin-like peptidase 2 isoform X3, protein MSPSPLWPVVLAAAAALQLPAVLQTCISDEAQAGTRVVRTEARGPTGPWWREASPGHRRAGQKTETTPQPIRIRGWISPESSGLSEAERRVVEAAVGEAVGRVSGFLSVDRGPAPLLLNRDAHKYCKFVWRNSSSANYNRCARANASYRRETCLDVTIPDDHLAGCSVYPEADSPRRTELRPDGAGVPDADFLLYLHIKSTDKCRAEANVLAYAVHCQTGNRGRPVAGVVVICKDRLAGGTYSHQSTVQTLIHELLHALGFSKHLFNTWRDCSLTSPGGDDCPPRGKVIHADGSGQMRIYSPSTISALQAHLVSTDPELGAPLENLGAAPGRASSHWESRVLRGSIMAPVLGDPVTVRIDPVTLAALQDTGWYTVDLSRAQSLVWGSGEGRLFGSISTCRENSSFFCTGSGLGCHYLHFHKGACQTDPYLEGCRVYEPLKKRSECWKEENSQNSTGPNWSDELFGSDSRCFFSSLTRKTQTVWLNSTVEGRCYRHRCTGPNRYQVQVFGSGWVDCPAGGAIQVDGYHGAVFCPDGRLCQRSAPPPPSENASTFPASITRQVGLRPHPRVLPTPPVAHTGSSISALPPTTEPDPIPAPPPPRSALPLLWSSWPPRPFPGSGSPAGSGSILPQGILPTCSKPEDNMLAN, encoded by the exons ATGAGCCCCTCCCCCCTGTGGCCGGTGGTGctggccgcggcggcggcgctgcagcTCCCCGCGGTCCTGCAGACGTGCATCTCCGATGAGGCTCAGGCCGGCACCAGGGTGGTCCGGACGGAGGCCCGGGGACCAACGGGTCCCTGGTGGCGGGAGGCATCGCCTGGTCATCGCCGGGCGGGACAGAAGACGGAGACGACCCCGCAGCCAATCAGGATCCGCGGCTGGATTTCACCGGAGAGCAGCGGCCTATCAGAGGCCGAGAGGCGGGTGGTGGAGGCGGCGGTGGGGGAAGCTGTGGGGAGGGTTTCtggcttcctgtcag TTGACAGAGGTCCGGCTCCGCTGCTGCTCAACAGAGACGCTCACAAATACTGCAAGTTTGTCTGGAGGAACTCGAGTTCTGCAAACTACAACAG gtgcGCTCGAGCCAACGCCAGCTACAGACGTGAGACCTGCCTGGATGTGACG ATCCCGGACGATCACCTGGCCGGCTGCAGTGTTTACCCGGAGGCTGACTCGCCTCGCAGGACCGAGCTTCGCCCCGACGGCGCTGGGGTCCCGGATGCCGACTTCCTGCTGTACCTCCACATTAAGAGCACGGACAAATGCAGAGCAGAG GCTAACGTCCTGGCCTACGCCGTCCACTGCCAGACCGGTAACCGTGGGCGACCTGTGGCCGGGGTGGTGGTGATCTGCAAAGACAGACTGGCCGGGGGCACCTACAGCCACCAGAGTACCGTACAG ACTTTAATCCATGAACTGCTTCACGCACTGGGCTTCTCTAAACATCTGTTCAACACCTGGAGGGACTGTTCTCTGACttctccag GAGGAGACGACTGCCCCCCTCGAGGTAAAGTGATTCACGCCGACGGATCAGGGCAGATGAGGATTTACAGCCCGTCTACCATCTCGGCCTTGCAGGCACACCTGGTGTCCACGGACCCTGAGCTCGGGGCCCCGCTGGAGAACCTG GGTGCGGCTCCAGGCAGGGCCTCCTCCCACTGGGAGTCCCGTGTCCTGCGGGGCTCCATCATGGCACCGGTGCTGGGGGACCCGGTCACGGTCCGGATCGACCCGGTTACTCTGGCAGCGTTGCAGGACACAGGCTGGTACACTGTCGACCTCAGCAGAGCTCAGAGTCTGGTCTGGGGCAGCG gTGAAGGACGCTTATTTGGTTCCATATCAACTTGTCGGGAGAATTCCTCATTTTTCTGCACGGGCAG CGGACTTGGGTGTCATTACCTTCACTTCCACAAGGGGGCGTGCCAGACGGATCCATATCTGGAGGGCTGTCGCGTGTACGAGCCCCTCAAGAAGAGA AGTGAATGttggaaagaggaaaacagtCAAAACTCCACAGGTCCGAATTGGAGCGACGAATTATTTGGCTCCGACAGTCGCTGCTTCTTCTCCAGCCTGAccagaaaa acTCAAACTGTTTGGCTCAACAGCACTGTGGAAGGTCGGTGCTACAGACACAGGTGCACCGGTCCGAACAGGTACCAAGTCCAGGTGTTTGGCTCCGGATGGGTGGACTGCCCGGCTGGTGGGGCCATCCAG gtggACGGTTACCATGGCGCCGTTTTCTGCCCCGATGGAAGATTGTGCCAGCgctcagccccgccccctccctctgaAAACGCTTCCACGTTTCCCGCCTCCATCACAAGGCAGGTCGGGCTGCGGCCCCACCCTCGTGTTCTCCCAACACCACCTGTTGCTCACACCGGTTCTTCCATTTCAGCCCTCCCTCCTACGACGGAACCGGACCCCAtcccggcgccgccgccgccgcgctctGCGTTGCCGCTGCTGTGGTCGTCCTGGCCGCCGCGGCCTTTTCCCGGAAGTGGATCTCCTGCGGGGTCAGGATCCATTCTCCCCCAGGGGATCCTGCCGACGTGTAGCAAACCTGAAGACAACATGCTGGCAAATTAG
- the cirop gene encoding leishmanolysin-like peptidase 2 isoform X1, with amino-acid sequence MSPSPLWPVVLAAAAALQLPAVLQTCISDEAQAGTRVVRTEARGPTGPWWREASPGHRRAGQKTETTPQPIRIRGWISPESSGLSEAERRVVEAAVGEAVGRVSGFLSVDRGPAPLLLNRDAHKYCKFVWRNSSSANYNRCARANASYRRETCLDVTVSPGPEVVASRDPSDPCHHQIPDDHLAGCSVYPEADSPRRTELRPDGAGVPDADFLLYLHIKSTDKCRAEANVLAYAVHCQTGNRGRPVAGVVVICKDRLAGGTYSHQSTVQTLIHELLHALGFSKHLFNTWRDCSLTSPGGDDCPPRGKVIHADGSGQMRIYSPSTISALQAHLVSTDPELGAPLENLGAAPGRASSHWESRVLRGSIMAPVLGDPVTVRIDPVTLAALQDTGWYTVDLSRAQSLVWGSGEGRLFGSISTCRENSSFFCTGSGLGCHYLHFHKGACQTDPYLEGCRVYEPLKKRSECWKEENSQNSTGPNWSDELFGSDSRCFFSSLTRKTQTVWLNSTVEGRCYRHRCTGPNRYQVQVFGSGWVDCPAGGAIQVDGYHGAVFCPDGRLCQRSAPPPPSENASTFPASITRQVGLRPHPRVLPTPPVAHTGSSISALPPTTEPDPIPAPPPPRSALPLLWSSWPPRPFPGSGSPAGSGSILPQGILPTCSKPEDNMLAN; translated from the exons ATGAGCCCCTCCCCCCTGTGGCCGGTGGTGctggccgcggcggcggcgctgcagcTCCCCGCGGTCCTGCAGACGTGCATCTCCGATGAGGCTCAGGCCGGCACCAGGGTGGTCCGGACGGAGGCCCGGGGACCAACGGGTCCCTGGTGGCGGGAGGCATCGCCTGGTCATCGCCGGGCGGGACAGAAGACGGAGACGACCCCGCAGCCAATCAGGATCCGCGGCTGGATTTCACCGGAGAGCAGCGGCCTATCAGAGGCCGAGAGGCGGGTGGTGGAGGCGGCGGTGGGGGAAGCTGTGGGGAGGGTTTCtggcttcctgtcag TTGACAGAGGTCCGGCTCCGCTGCTGCTCAACAGAGACGCTCACAAATACTGCAAGTTTGTCTGGAGGAACTCGAGTTCTGCAAACTACAACAG gtgcGCTCGAGCCAACGCCAGCTACAGACGTGAGACCTGCCTGGATGTGACGGTGAGTCCTGGGCCGGAAGTGGTGGCGTCGCGTGATCCCTCTGATCCCTGTCATCACCAGATCCCGGACGATCACCTGGCCGGCTGCAGTGTTTACCCGGAGGCTGACTCGCCTCGCAGGACCGAGCTTCGCCCCGACGGCGCTGGGGTCCCGGATGCCGACTTCCTGCTGTACCTCCACATTAAGAGCACGGACAAATGCAGAGCAGAG GCTAACGTCCTGGCCTACGCCGTCCACTGCCAGACCGGTAACCGTGGGCGACCTGTGGCCGGGGTGGTGGTGATCTGCAAAGACAGACTGGCCGGGGGCACCTACAGCCACCAGAGTACCGTACAG ACTTTAATCCATGAACTGCTTCACGCACTGGGCTTCTCTAAACATCTGTTCAACACCTGGAGGGACTGTTCTCTGACttctccag GAGGAGACGACTGCCCCCCTCGAGGTAAAGTGATTCACGCCGACGGATCAGGGCAGATGAGGATTTACAGCCCGTCTACCATCTCGGCCTTGCAGGCACACCTGGTGTCCACGGACCCTGAGCTCGGGGCCCCGCTGGAGAACCTG GGTGCGGCTCCAGGCAGGGCCTCCTCCCACTGGGAGTCCCGTGTCCTGCGGGGCTCCATCATGGCACCGGTGCTGGGGGACCCGGTCACGGTCCGGATCGACCCGGTTACTCTGGCAGCGTTGCAGGACACAGGCTGGTACACTGTCGACCTCAGCAGAGCTCAGAGTCTGGTCTGGGGCAGCG gTGAAGGACGCTTATTTGGTTCCATATCAACTTGTCGGGAGAATTCCTCATTTTTCTGCACGGGCAG CGGACTTGGGTGTCATTACCTTCACTTCCACAAGGGGGCGTGCCAGACGGATCCATATCTGGAGGGCTGTCGCGTGTACGAGCCCCTCAAGAAGAGA AGTGAATGttggaaagaggaaaacagtCAAAACTCCACAGGTCCGAATTGGAGCGACGAATTATTTGGCTCCGACAGTCGCTGCTTCTTCTCCAGCCTGAccagaaaa acTCAAACTGTTTGGCTCAACAGCACTGTGGAAGGTCGGTGCTACAGACACAGGTGCACCGGTCCGAACAGGTACCAAGTCCAGGTGTTTGGCTCCGGATGGGTGGACTGCCCGGCTGGTGGGGCCATCCAG gtggACGGTTACCATGGCGCCGTTTTCTGCCCCGATGGAAGATTGTGCCAGCgctcagccccgccccctccctctgaAAACGCTTCCACGTTTCCCGCCTCCATCACAAGGCAGGTCGGGCTGCGGCCCCACCCTCGTGTTCTCCCAACACCACCTGTTGCTCACACCGGTTCTTCCATTTCAGCCCTCCCTCCTACGACGGAACCGGACCCCAtcccggcgccgccgccgccgcgctctGCGTTGCCGCTGCTGTGGTCGTCCTGGCCGCCGCGGCCTTTTCCCGGAAGTGGATCTCCTGCGGGGTCAGGATCCATTCTCCCCCAGGGGATCCTGCCGACGTGTAGCAAACCTGAAGACAACATGCTGGCAAATTAG
- the cirop gene encoding leishmanolysin-like peptidase 2 isoform X4, translating into MSPSPLWPVVLAAAAALQLPAVLQTCISDEAQAGTRVVRTEARGPTGPWWREASPGHRRAGQKTETTPQPIRIRGWISPESSGLSEAERRVVEAAVGEAVGRVSGFLSVDRGPAPLLLNRDAHKYCKFVWRNSSSANYNRCARANASYRRETCLDVTVSPGPEVVASRDPSDPCHHQIPDDHLAGCSVYPEADSPRRTELRPDGAGVPDADFLLYLHIKSTDKCRAEANVLAYAVHCQTGNRGRPVAGVVVICKDRLAGGTYSHQSTVQTLIHELLHALGFSKHLFNTWRDCSLTSPGGDDCPPRGKVIHADGSGQMRIYSPSTISALQAHLVSTDPELGAPLENLGAAPGRASSHWESRVLRGSIMAPVLGDPVTVRIDPVTLAALQDTGWYTVDLSRAQSLVWGSGEGRLFGSISTCRENSSFFCTGSGLGCHYLHFHKGACQTDPYLEGCRVYEPLKKRSECWKEENSQNSTGPNWSDELFGSDSRCFFSSLTRKTQTVWLNSTVEGRCYRHRCTGPNRYQVQVFGSGWVDCPAGGAIQVDGYHGAVFCPDGRLCQRSAPPPPSENASTFPASITSPPSYDGTGPHPGAAAAALCVAAAVVVLAAAAFSRKWISCGVRIHSPPGDPADV; encoded by the exons ATGAGCCCCTCCCCCCTGTGGCCGGTGGTGctggccgcggcggcggcgctgcagcTCCCCGCGGTCCTGCAGACGTGCATCTCCGATGAGGCTCAGGCCGGCACCAGGGTGGTCCGGACGGAGGCCCGGGGACCAACGGGTCCCTGGTGGCGGGAGGCATCGCCTGGTCATCGCCGGGCGGGACAGAAGACGGAGACGACCCCGCAGCCAATCAGGATCCGCGGCTGGATTTCACCGGAGAGCAGCGGCCTATCAGAGGCCGAGAGGCGGGTGGTGGAGGCGGCGGTGGGGGAAGCTGTGGGGAGGGTTTCtggcttcctgtcag TTGACAGAGGTCCGGCTCCGCTGCTGCTCAACAGAGACGCTCACAAATACTGCAAGTTTGTCTGGAGGAACTCGAGTTCTGCAAACTACAACAG gtgcGCTCGAGCCAACGCCAGCTACAGACGTGAGACCTGCCTGGATGTGACGGTGAGTCCTGGGCCGGAAGTGGTGGCGTCGCGTGATCCCTCTGATCCCTGTCATCACCAGATCCCGGACGATCACCTGGCCGGCTGCAGTGTTTACCCGGAGGCTGACTCGCCTCGCAGGACCGAGCTTCGCCCCGACGGCGCTGGGGTCCCGGATGCCGACTTCCTGCTGTACCTCCACATTAAGAGCACGGACAAATGCAGAGCAGAG GCTAACGTCCTGGCCTACGCCGTCCACTGCCAGACCGGTAACCGTGGGCGACCTGTGGCCGGGGTGGTGGTGATCTGCAAAGACAGACTGGCCGGGGGCACCTACAGCCACCAGAGTACCGTACAG ACTTTAATCCATGAACTGCTTCACGCACTGGGCTTCTCTAAACATCTGTTCAACACCTGGAGGGACTGTTCTCTGACttctccag GAGGAGACGACTGCCCCCCTCGAGGTAAAGTGATTCACGCCGACGGATCAGGGCAGATGAGGATTTACAGCCCGTCTACCATCTCGGCCTTGCAGGCACACCTGGTGTCCACGGACCCTGAGCTCGGGGCCCCGCTGGAGAACCTG GGTGCGGCTCCAGGCAGGGCCTCCTCCCACTGGGAGTCCCGTGTCCTGCGGGGCTCCATCATGGCACCGGTGCTGGGGGACCCGGTCACGGTCCGGATCGACCCGGTTACTCTGGCAGCGTTGCAGGACACAGGCTGGTACACTGTCGACCTCAGCAGAGCTCAGAGTCTGGTCTGGGGCAGCG gTGAAGGACGCTTATTTGGTTCCATATCAACTTGTCGGGAGAATTCCTCATTTTTCTGCACGGGCAG CGGACTTGGGTGTCATTACCTTCACTTCCACAAGGGGGCGTGCCAGACGGATCCATATCTGGAGGGCTGTCGCGTGTACGAGCCCCTCAAGAAGAGA AGTGAATGttggaaagaggaaaacagtCAAAACTCCACAGGTCCGAATTGGAGCGACGAATTATTTGGCTCCGACAGTCGCTGCTTCTTCTCCAGCCTGAccagaaaa acTCAAACTGTTTGGCTCAACAGCACTGTGGAAGGTCGGTGCTACAGACACAGGTGCACCGGTCCGAACAGGTACCAAGTCCAGGTGTTTGGCTCCGGATGGGTGGACTGCCCGGCTGGTGGGGCCATCCAG gtggACGGTTACCATGGCGCCGTTTTCTGCCCCGATGGAAGATTGTGCCAGCgctcagccccgccccctccctctgaAAACGCTTCCACGTTTCCCGCCTCCATCACAAG CCCTCCCTCCTACGACGGAACCGGACCCCAtcccggcgccgccgccgccgcgctctGCGTTGCCGCTGCTGTGGTCGTCCTGGCCGCCGCGGCCTTTTCCCGGAAGTGGATCTCCTGCGGGGTCAGGATCCATTCTCCCCCAGGGGATCCTGCCGACGTGTAG